The following coding sequences are from one Nicotiana tomentosiformis chromosome 3, ASM39032v3, whole genome shotgun sequence window:
- the LOC104088050 gene encoding remorin-like: MAEVEVKKVESEKVVDPTPPAAAKEAEPAVESPKEVADEKAIVAPALPPPEQVKEKTDDSKALVVVEDKAAEPAEEKKEGSIDRDAVLARVATQKRLSLIKAWEESEKSKAENKAQKKVSAIGAWENSKKANLEAELKKMEEQLEKKKAEYIEKMKNKIALLHKEAEEKRAMIEAKRGEDLLKAEELAAKYRATGTAPKKLLGCF; encoded by the exons ATGGCAGAAGTAGAAGTTAAGAAAGTGGAGAGTGAGAAAGTTGTGGACCCTACTCCCCCTGCAGCTGCAAAAGAAGCAGAACCTGCTGTTGAATCTCCTAAAGAAGTGGCTGATGAGAAAGCAATAGTTGCACCAGCTCTGCCTCCTCCTGAACAAGTCAAAGAAAAAACCGATGACTCTAAAGCACTAGTCGTGGTCGAAGATA AAGCAGCAGAACCTGCTGAGGAGAAAAAGGAGGGATCTATTGACAGAG ATGCTGTGCTTGCTCGAGTTGCAACACAGAAGAGACTGTCACTAATCAAAGCATGGGAGGAAAGTGAGAAATCAAAAGCCGAAAACAA AGCTCAGAAAAAGGTTTCTGCAATTGGTGCATGGGAGAACAGCAAGAAAGCAAACCTGGAGGCTGAGCTCAAAAAGATGGAG GAGCAGCTGGAGAAAAAGAAGGCAGAATATATTgagaaaatgaaaaacaaaatcGCTCTACTCCACAAGGAAGCAGAAGAAAAAAGAGCGATGATTGAAGCTAAACGTGGAGAAGATCTTCTTAAGGCAGAGGAACTGGCAGCAAAATACCGTGCCACCGGAACTGCTCCAAAGAAACTCCTTGGATGTTTTTGA